One window from the genome of Anopheles merus strain MAF chromosome 3R, AmerM5.1, whole genome shotgun sequence encodes:
- the LOC121597871 gene encoding xanthine dehydrogenase-like, with product MENLAQFNCNVPLVLFVNGKKVIDSSPDPECTLLVYLREKLRLCGTKLGCAEGGCGACTVMVSKVDRKTGSLHHLAVNACLTPVCAVHGMAVTTVEGIGSTRTRLHPVQERIAKAHGSQCGFCTPGIVMSMYSLLRSSPVPSMKELEVAFQGNLCRCTGYRPILEGYKTFTKEFGTNCAMGDKCCRNGNGNGCGQNGNGELDTELFQPNEFVPYDPSQEPIFPPELKLSDKLDSESLVFRTSRTAWYRPTTLNDLLALKKAHPETKIVVGNTEVGVEVKFKHFEYPVLANPTQIKELTTIERQASGLKIGSAVTLMEMEIALRKEIETGPETETRLYQAIVDMLHWFAGKQIRNVASVGGNIMTGSPISDLNPIFTAAAIELEVASLDGGFRKVRMGDEFFTGYRKNVIQPQEALVSLFIPRTTKDQYFIAHKQAKRRDDDIAIVNGAFNVRFRPGTDIVDEIHLAFGGMAPTTVLAKKTATALVGTRWDAQLVERCNDLLVEELPLSPSAPGGMIVYRCSLTLSLFFKAYLAIAQSLDKQSIPHRTPVGEREKSGADTFHTLVPKSTQLFEKVSGDQPATDPIRRPQVHASAYKQVTGEAIYCDDIPKFANELYLAFVYSTKAHAKILSIDASEALKQEGVHQFFSADDLTDEQNRLGAIVEDERIFAKDIVTSQGQIIGAVVADNESIAKTAARKVRVVYEDLTPIIVSLEDAIDREAFFPEGSLRLEYGNVDAAFDSAYVIVEGECRTGAQEHFYLEPIACIAYPRDSDELEIISCSQHPAEAQRKVANALSIPCHKVFSRVKRLGGGFGGKETKVDLFVTPVALAAYRLRRPVRTVLDRCDDMAVTGTRHPFLVRYRVAVSKDGLLLAGEYKAYSNAGYSRDLSYSVMQRALLHIQNAYKISNIRIEGWVCKTNLPSCTAFRGFGSPQAMFVAETVIRHVAQELKLDHVSLIEKNLYKNDGDHTHYNKLIENCTVRRCWDDLLQSSAFRQRQTQVDAFNRANRWRKRGIDAVPTMYGIAFNVPGLDQSGALVHVYQDGTVLIAHGGVEMGQGLHTKMIQVAATALQIPFDKIHCSETGTDKIPNTSATAASVASDLNGAAVLEACRKLQSRLEPYRKKDSAGGWNAWIQQAYLDRVSLSATGFYATPNINYNFQTNAGNPFHYYTFGAACSEVEIDCLTGDHQVLRTDIVMDVGSSLNPAIDIGQIEGGFMQGYGMFMLEEMIYSPAGEVYSRGPGTYKLPGFANIPGELNVSLLTGAPNPRAVYSSKAIGEPPLFLASSVYFAIKAAIEAARLEEGLTGNFNLIAPASSARIRMLCSDTITRKFTDETGDGSWNVMA from the exons ATGGAAAACTTAGCTCAGTTCAATTGCAATGTGCCACTGGTGCTGTTTGTGAACGGGAAAAAGGTGATCGACTCCTCTCCAGATCCGGAGTGCACCCTGCTGGTGTATCTGCGTGAAAAGTTGCGCCTCTGCGGCACGAAACTCGGATGTGCCGAGGGAGGATGCGGAGCATGTACGGTGATGGTGTCCAAGGTTGATCGTAAAACGGGCTCGCTGCATCATCTGGCAGTCAACGCTTGTCTGACGCCCGTTTGTGCCGTTCACGGGATGGCTGTGACGACGGTCGAGGGCATCGGAAGTACTCGGACGCGCCTCCACCCCGTCCAGGAGCGCATCGCCAAAGCGCACGGCTCGCAGTGTGGCTTCTGTACTCCTGGTATCGTCATGTCGATGTACTCGTTGCTGCGCAGCTCTCCCGTTCCCTCGATGAAAGAGCTAGAGGTCGCCTTCCAAGGGAATCTGTGTCGCTGCACCGGCTATCGGCCGATCCTGGAGGGGTACAAAACCTTCACCAAGGAGTTCGGCACCAACTGCGCCATGGGAGACAAATGCTGTCGCAACGGCAATGGTAACGGATGTGGACAGAACGGCAACGGAGAGCTAGACACCGAGCTGTTCCAGCCGAACGAGTTCGTTCCCTACGATCCATCTCAAGAGCCCATTTTTCCACCGGAATTGAAGCTTTCCGACAAGCTCGACTCTGAATCGCTCGTCTTTCGGACCTCCCGTACCGCTTGGTATCGACCAACAACGCTCAACGATCTGTTGGCCCTCAAGAAAGCCCATCCGGAGACGAAGATCGTCGTCGGTAACACGGAAGTGGGCGTggaagtgaaattcaaacactTTGAGTATCCCGTCCTCGCCAATCCCACCCAAATAAAGGAGTTGACGACGATCGAGCGACAAGCGAGTGGACTCAAAATAGGATCTGCCGTCACGTTGATGGAAATGGAGATCGCGCTGCGGAAAGAAATCGAAACCGGTCCTGAAACCGAGACTCGACTGTACCAAGCGATCGTAGACATGCTGCACTGGTTCGCTGGAAAGCAGATCCGTAATGTTGCCTCTGTTGGAGGTAACATCATGACGGGAAGCCCCATTTCGGATCTAAATCCCATCTTCACGGCTGCCGCGATCGAGCTGGAAGTGGCCAGCCTGGACGGAGGCTTCCGCAAGGTGCGCATGGGCGATGAGTTCTTCACCGGTTACCGGAAGAACGTCATTCAACCACAAGAGGCGCTCGTGTCCCTGTTTATCCCACGCACTACCAAGGATCAATACTTCATCGCGCACAAACAGGCCAAACGCCGTGATGATGATATTGCCATCGTGAATGGGGCGTTCAATGTGCGTTTCCGACCCGGTACAGATATCGTCGATGAGATCCATCTGGCCTTTGGTGGAATGGCGCCCACGACAGTTCTGGCCAAGAAGACGGCCACCGCTCTAGTCGGGACGCGATGGGACGCGCAGCTCGTGGAGCGTTGCAATGATTTGCTTGTGGAAGAGCTTCCCCTGAGTCCTTCGGCTCCGGGCGGCATGATCGTGTATCGTTGTTCATTGACTTTGAGTCTCTTTTTCAAGGCTTATCTTGCCATTGCACAATCGCTCGATAAGCAATCCATTCCCCACAGGACACCCGTTGGCGAGCGGGAGAAAAGTGGTGCAGATACGTTCCATACGCTGGTACCCAAGAGCACTCAGCTGTTCGAGAAGGTTTCTGGCGATCAACCGGCCACTGATCCCATCCGTCGACCGCAAGTGCACGCTTCCGCTTACAAACAAGTCACCGGAGAAGCTATCTATTGTGACGACATTCCGAAGTTTGCCAACGAGCTGTATCTAGCATTTGTGTACAGTACAAAGGCACACGCCAAGATTCTGTCGATCGATGCATCGGAAGCACTGAAACAGGAGGGTGTCCATCAGTTCTTTAGTGCAGATGACTTGACCGACGAGCAGAACCGTCTTGGTGCGATCGTGGAAGATGAACGTATATTCGCTAAAGACATCGTTACCAGCCAGGGTCAAATTATTGGAGCAGTGGTAGCCGACAATGAATCAATAGCGAAGACCGCTGCTAGAAAGGTACGGGTTGTCTACGAGGATCTGACACCGATAATAGTATCCCTGGAGGATGCAATTGATCGCGAAGCCTTTTTCCCCGAGGGATCATTACGTTTGGAGTACGGAAATGTCGATGCCGCTTTCGATTCGGCCTACGTCATCGTGGAGGGTGAATGTCGCACGGGAGCTCAGGAACATTTTTACCTCGAGCCGATCGCATGCATCGCTTACCCGCGTGATTCAGACGAGCTGGAAATCATAAGCTGCAGCCAGCATCCGGCTGAAGCACAACGTAAAGTAGCCAACGCACTGAGCATTCCGTGCCATAAAGTGTTTTCGCGTGTGAAACGTCTGGGTGGAGGCTTTGGAGGTAAAGAAACAAAGGTTGACCTTTTCGTCACACCCGTGGCGCTGGCAGCCTATCGCCTTCGACGGCCTGTTCGGACCGTCCTGGATCGATGCGATGACATGGCCGTTACTGGAACTAGACACCCGTTTTTGGTACGATACCGTGTGGCGGTATCGAAGGATGGACTGCTTTTGGCCGGCGAATACAAAGCGTACTCCAATGCAGGATATTCCAGAGATCTTTCGTATTCG GTTATGCAACGTGCTCTTTTGCATATTCAAAACGCGTACAAGATATCCAACATTCGTATCGAAGGCTGGGTTTGTAAAACCAATTTACCATCCTGTACCGCGTTTAGAGGATTTGGATCGCCACAGGCAATGTTTGTGGCAGAAACCGTTATAAGACACGTTGCACAGGAGTTGAAACTCGATCACGTTTCGTTGATCGAGAAAAATTTGTACAAAAACGATGGAGATCATACCCATTACAACAAGCTGATAGAAAACTGTACAGTCCGACGATGCTGGGACGATCTGCTTCAATCTTCCGCGTTTCGCCAGCGACAAACGCAAGTGGACGCATTTAACCGTGCTAATCGATGGCGCAAACGTGGCATCGACGCCGTGCCAACGATGTACGGCATCGCGTTCAACGTACCCGGCCTTGACCAATCCGGAGCACTGGTGCACGTCTACCAGGATGGCACCGTCCTGATCGCACATGGTGGCGTTGAGATGGGACAGGGATTGCACACAAAGATGATACAAGTGGCGGCCACCGCTTTGCAAATTCCGTTCGACAAAATTCACTGCTCCGAAACGGGCACCGACAAGATCCCGAACACATCGGCCACGGCCGCTAGCGTGGCGTCAGATTTGAATGGGGCAGCGGTTTTGGAAGCGTGTCGTAAACTGCAATCACGCCTAGAGCCCTACCGGAAGAAGGACAGCGCCGGTGGTTGGAACGCTTGGATTCAGCAAGCGTATCTAGATCGAGTTTCACTGTCGGCCACCGGGTTCTACGCCACACCGAACATTAACTACAATTTCCAGACCAACGCTGGCAATCCCTTCCACTACTATACGTTCGGTGCTGCATGTTCTGAGGTGGAAATCGATTGTCTCACCGGCGATCATCAGGTGCTGCGTACCGATATCGTCATGGACGTAGGTTCGAGCCTCAATCCGGCGATTGACATTGGACAAATCGAGGGAGGATTCATGCAGGGCTATGGAATGTTCATGCTCGAGGAGATGATCTATTCGCCCGCAGGGGAGGTATATTCGCGTGGTCCCGGCACCTACAAGCTGCCCGGGTTTGCGAACATCCCGGGAGAGCTTAACGTATCACTGCTAACTGGAGCACCGAATCCTCGGGCCGTATATTCATCCAAAGCTATTGGGGAGCCACCCCTCTTCCTAGCATCGTCCGTATACTTTGCAATCAAGGCAGCCATTGAGGCCGCACGTTTGGAGGAAGGTCTCACCGGCAATTTCAACCTTATTGCTCCTGCGAGTTCAGCACGCATTAGGATGCTTTGCAGCGACACCATTACACGAAAG TTCACTGACGAAACTGGTGATGGATCGTGGAATGTTATGGCATAA